One region of Termitidicoccus mucosus genomic DNA includes:
- a CDS encoding Atu2307/SP_0267 family LLM class monooxygenase, translating into MQIGVDSFVSTAHGGPPGDAARVQELLEQIELADQVGLDVFGVGEHHRPDYVSSAPAVLLAAAAARTRRIRLASAVTVLSSDDPVRVFQQFATLDLVSHGRAEIIAGRGSFTESYPLFGFDLDDYEELAAEKLELLLKIRAGTRVRWSGRHRAALTGQGVWPRPLQNPLPVRIGIGGSPQSAIRAGALGLPLTLAIIGGQAAQFRPVLNLYREAWRKSGHPGETLDIGIHSLGFLADGAPEARDIFWPAYRDVFGQIGRERGWPPPTRPLFDAQCAPAGAFLVGDPEAVAEKILAESQALGGITRMTLLLDNRVLTHAQLMHAIELLGTRVAPLVRKGA; encoded by the coding sequence ATGCAAATCGGAGTGGACAGTTTCGTATCAACCGCGCATGGCGGTCCTCCGGGCGATGCCGCGCGTGTGCAGGAGTTGCTGGAGCAAATCGAGCTCGCCGACCAGGTCGGCCTCGATGTGTTCGGGGTCGGCGAACACCATCGTCCGGACTATGTGTCCTCGGCGCCCGCCGTGCTGCTCGCGGCCGCGGCGGCGCGCACCAGGCGCATCCGTCTCGCCAGCGCCGTGACGGTGCTGAGCTCGGACGATCCCGTGCGCGTCTTCCAGCAGTTCGCCACGCTCGACCTGGTCTCGCACGGGCGCGCGGAGATCATCGCGGGACGAGGCTCATTCACCGAATCGTATCCGCTTTTCGGATTCGACTTGGACGACTACGAAGAGCTTGCCGCCGAGAAGCTGGAGCTGCTGCTGAAAATCCGCGCCGGGACGCGGGTGCGCTGGTCGGGCCGCCACCGGGCCGCGCTTACCGGCCAGGGAGTCTGGCCGCGTCCGCTGCAAAACCCGCTGCCCGTGCGCATCGGCATCGGCGGCTCCCCGCAGTCCGCCATCCGGGCCGGCGCGCTAGGCCTGCCGCTCACGCTCGCCATCATCGGCGGCCAGGCGGCGCAATTTCGCCCGGTCCTGAATTTATACCGCGAGGCCTGGCGCAAATCCGGTCATCCCGGCGAAACGCTCGACATCGGGATTCATTCCCTCGGCTTTCTGGCCGATGGTGCGCCGGAGGCGCGCGACATTTTCTGGCCGGCCTACCGGGATGTGTTCGGGCAAATCGGCCGCGAGCGCGGCTGGCCTCCGCCGACGCGTCCGCTGTTCGACGCGCAATGCGCCCCTGCCGGCGCGTTTCTGGTCGGAGATCCCGAAGCCGTGGCGGAAAAGATCCTCGCCGAGAGCCAGGCGCTCGGCGGCATCACGCGCATGACGCTGCTGCTGGACAACCGGGTGCTGACGCACGCGCAACTCATGCATGCCATCGAGCTGCTGGGCACTCGGGTGGCGCCGCTGGTGCGGAAGGGCGCGTGA
- the mnmA gene encoding tRNA 2-thiouridine(34) synthase MnmA — MSASEKILVAMSGGVDSSVAALVLKRAGLDVSGAYMKNWINEDNVIGDCPWQQDIEDARAVAEQIGIPFRVVNLMEEYRGRVVAYLLDGYKNGITPNPDVMCNREIKFGVFLAWAREHGFDAVATGHYARRVEHADGSCSIIEGADKNKDQTYFLAMLGQEQARAARFPIGGLPKPELRRIAAEAGLATAAKKDSQGICFIGQVRMQDFLRQYVPDEPGPVVRAGDGRVLGAHRGLHYYTIGQRKGIGIPSNTDFKNYVVVGKRAEDRALLVAFDGPEAPGLFTSEVRVHSLSWVEKPVAGSRWIEGRVRYRDPRVALEFIPDEENGAGEGGGGSATIRFREPQRALAPGQILALYDGERLLGGGVYV, encoded by the coding sequence GTGTCTGCATCTGAAAAAATTCTGGTCGCCATGTCCGGCGGGGTGGACAGCTCGGTCGCCGCGCTCGTGCTCAAGCGCGCCGGCCTCGACGTGTCCGGCGCCTACATGAAAAACTGGATCAACGAGGACAACGTCATCGGCGACTGCCCGTGGCAGCAGGACATCGAGGACGCCCGCGCCGTCGCGGAACAGATCGGGATTCCCTTCCGCGTGGTCAACCTGATGGAGGAATACCGCGGGCGCGTCGTGGCGTATTTGTTGGACGGATACAAGAACGGCATCACGCCGAACCCCGACGTGATGTGCAACCGCGAGATCAAGTTCGGCGTTTTCCTGGCATGGGCGCGGGAGCACGGCTTCGACGCCGTCGCGACCGGGCATTACGCGCGCCGCGTGGAGCACGCGGACGGCTCGTGCTCGATCATCGAGGGCGCGGACAAGAACAAGGACCAGACGTATTTTCTCGCCATGCTCGGCCAGGAGCAGGCGCGGGCGGCGCGCTTCCCGATCGGCGGCCTGCCGAAGCCGGAGCTTCGCCGCATCGCCGCGGAGGCCGGGCTGGCCACGGCGGCGAAAAAGGACAGCCAGGGCATCTGCTTCATCGGGCAGGTGCGCATGCAGGATTTTTTGCGGCAATACGTGCCCGACGAGCCGGGCCCGGTCGTGCGGGCGGGCGACGGGCGCGTGCTCGGCGCGCATCGCGGACTGCATTATTACACCATCGGCCAGCGCAAGGGCATCGGCATCCCGTCCAACACGGACTTCAAAAACTACGTGGTGGTGGGAAAGCGCGCGGAGGATCGCGCGTTGCTGGTCGCGTTTGACGGGCCGGAGGCGCCGGGATTGTTCACCAGCGAGGTGCGTGTGCATTCGCTGAGCTGGGTGGAGAAGCCCGTCGCCGGGTCGCGCTGGATCGAGGGTCGCGTGCGTTACCGCGATCCGCGGGTGGCGCTGGAGTTCATTCCCGACGAGGAAAACGGGGCGGGCGAGGGCGGGGGAGGCAGCGCGACGATCCGCTTCCGCGAGCCGCAGCGCGCCTTGGCTCCGGGCCAGATCCTCGCGCTCTACGACGGCGAGCGCCTGCTGGGCGGCGGGGTTTATGTTTAG
- a CDS encoding DEAD/DEAH box helicase encodes MSPAPLAPLPPTADADAVLARFLAVMSERHMELYPEQEEAVLELFAGSNVILATPTGSGKSLVAAALHFKELCAHAPAAPRRSVYTCPIKALVNEKFLALCRDFGPENVGMMTGDASVNPHAPVLCCTAEILANIALGGGPRADAVSAVIMDEFHYYSDPERGVAWQVPLLTLPRARFLLMSATLGDTAFIERELTRLTGAPAVTIRGDRRPVPLEFEYSETPLNERVADLLATRRAPVYLVYFTQREASEAAQDLTSLAVCTRDEKAALAAALESVRFNSPYGRDMKRWLRHGIGVHHAGLLPRYRILVEQLAQRGLLKLICGTDTLGVGINVPIRTVVFTKLWKYDGQKAAILNVRDFRQIAGRAGRKGFDTVGHVVVQAPEHIIANKLAEAKAAAAKSSGGKKKPPAKQKAPEGTPGWDARTFEKLMTAPPEPLQSRFAVSHGMLLHVLGRDADGCRVMRRLIADSHEPPARKKAHLRRVWQLFRSLLERRIIGWIQPPAPTGSKLRVNIELQDDFSLHQALSLYLIDTLPLLDRASPDYAFDVLTLCESIVEDPDTILRRQLDRLKTDELARMKAADIPYEERMAKLEELEHPKPLRDFLYDTFNRFAATHPWVENENVRPKSIAREMYERYQSFSAYVREYGLERSEGLLLRHLSQTYKVLAQTVPDTAKTEEVLEMETWFRELIQGIDSSLLEEWERLRDPDYIAPEAASDKPARPSNYDITRDAAGFRRQVRASILSFLQDIAARDYDSAAEKEARATDIPPDREQQLKIAARRLEILFAPYFEARARFRLDPEGRSAKHTHWLEDEAALRARDTAELHLAQVLIDPEDQNDWEVRFTLDLPATRAAARPVLRLEAVTPL; translated from the coding sequence ATGTCACCTGCTCCGCTAGCTCCTCTACCGCCGACAGCCGATGCCGACGCCGTCCTCGCGCGTTTCCTCGCGGTCATGTCTGAACGCCACATGGAGCTTTACCCCGAGCAGGAGGAGGCCGTGCTCGAACTCTTCGCCGGCTCCAACGTCATCCTCGCCACGCCCACCGGCTCCGGCAAATCCCTCGTCGCCGCCGCGCTCCACTTCAAGGAACTCTGCGCCCACGCGCCCGCCGCGCCCCGCCGCTCGGTTTACACCTGCCCGATAAAAGCCCTCGTCAACGAAAAGTTCCTCGCCCTCTGCCGCGATTTCGGCCCCGAAAACGTCGGCATGATGACCGGCGACGCCTCCGTGAACCCGCATGCCCCCGTCCTTTGCTGCACCGCCGAGATTCTGGCCAACATCGCCCTCGGAGGCGGCCCGCGCGCCGACGCCGTCAGCGCCGTCATCATGGACGAGTTTCACTATTACTCCGACCCCGAGCGCGGCGTCGCCTGGCAGGTGCCGCTCCTCACCCTGCCGCGCGCCCGCTTCCTCCTCATGTCCGCCACGCTCGGCGACACCGCCTTCATCGAGCGCGAGCTCACCCGCCTCACCGGCGCGCCCGCCGTCACCATCCGCGGCGACCGGCGCCCCGTGCCGCTCGAGTTTGAATACAGCGAAACCCCGCTCAACGAGCGCGTCGCCGATCTCCTCGCCACCCGGCGCGCGCCCGTTTACCTCGTCTATTTCACCCAGCGCGAAGCCTCCGAGGCCGCGCAGGATCTCACCTCGCTCGCCGTCTGCACCCGCGACGAGAAAGCCGCCCTCGCCGCCGCGCTCGAATCCGTGCGCTTCAACAGCCCCTACGGACGCGACATGAAACGCTGGCTGCGCCACGGCATCGGCGTGCACCACGCCGGCCTGCTCCCGCGCTACCGCATCCTCGTCGAGCAGCTCGCCCAGCGCGGCCTCCTCAAGCTCATCTGCGGCACCGACACCCTCGGCGTCGGCATCAACGTCCCCATCCGCACCGTCGTCTTCACCAAACTCTGGAAATACGACGGCCAGAAAGCCGCCATCCTCAACGTCCGCGACTTCCGCCAGATTGCCGGCCGCGCCGGACGCAAGGGCTTCGACACCGTCGGCCACGTCGTCGTCCAGGCGCCCGAGCACATCATCGCCAACAAACTCGCCGAGGCCAAGGCCGCCGCCGCGAAATCCTCCGGCGGAAAAAAGAAACCGCCCGCGAAACAAAAAGCCCCCGAAGGCACGCCCGGCTGGGACGCGAGGACCTTCGAAAAACTCATGACCGCCCCGCCCGAGCCGCTCCAGTCGCGCTTCGCCGTCTCGCACGGCATGCTCCTCCACGTGCTCGGCCGCGACGCCGACGGCTGCCGCGTCATGCGCCGCCTCATCGCCGACTCCCACGAGCCGCCCGCCCGCAAAAAAGCCCACCTCCGCCGCGTCTGGCAGCTCTTCCGCTCCCTCCTCGAACGCCGTATCATAGGATGGATACAACCGCCCGCGCCCACTGGCAGCAAACTCCGCGTCAATATCGAGCTTCAGGACGACTTTTCCCTGCACCAGGCTCTTTCCCTCTACCTCATCGACACGCTCCCGCTCCTCGACCGCGCCTCGCCCGACTACGCCTTCGATGTGCTCACGCTCTGCGAATCCATTGTCGAGGACCCCGACACCATCCTGCGCCGCCAGCTCGACCGCCTGAAGACCGACGAACTCGCCCGCATGAAAGCCGCCGACATCCCCTACGAGGAACGCATGGCCAAGCTCGAAGAACTCGAACACCCCAAGCCCCTCCGCGATTTTCTCTACGACACCTTCAACCGCTTCGCCGCCACGCACCCCTGGGTGGAAAACGAAAACGTGCGCCCCAAATCCATCGCGCGCGAGATGTATGAGCGCTACCAATCCTTCTCCGCCTACGTGCGCGAATACGGGCTCGAACGCTCCGAGGGGCTCCTCCTCCGCCATCTCTCGCAAACCTACAAAGTCCTCGCCCAGACCGTCCCTGACACCGCGAAAACAGAGGAAGTCCTCGAAATGGAAACCTGGTTCCGCGAACTCATCCAAGGCATCGACTCCAGTCTCCTCGAGGAATGGGAACGTCTGCGCGATCCTGATTACATCGCACCCGAGGCCGCCTCCGACAAGCCCGCGCGCCCGTCGAACTACGACATCACGCGCGACGCCGCCGGATTCCGCCGCCAGGTCCGCGCCTCGATTCTGTCCTTCCTGCAAGACATCGCCGCCCGCGACTACGACTCCGCCGCCGAAAAAGAGGCGCGGGCAACCGACATCCCGCCCGACCGCGAGCAACAACTAAAAATCGCCGCGCGCCGCCTCGAAATCCTCTTCGCGCCCTATTTCGAAGCCCGCGCGCGTTTCCGTCTCGACCCCGAAGGCCGCTCCGCGAAACACACGCACTGGCTCGAGGACGAAGCCGCGCTCCGCGCGCGCGACACCGCCGAGCTCCACCTCGCCCAAGTCCTCATCGACCCCGAGGATCAAAACGACTGGGAAGTCCGTTTCACCCTCGACCTCCCCGCCACCCGCGCCGCCGCCCGCCCCGTCCTGCGCCTCGAAGCCGTCACCCCCTTGTAA
- a CDS encoding heavy metal translocating P-type ATPase — MSQTKHDENSGHDSGGGHDSGCCCGHDHSPEGVGAVTISLAVSGLLTGAALAGHAMNWLPEGALAFVGIAAMLSGGWFLLPKAWAAIRRLRPDINLLVVLAAAGASIIGEWVEASAVVFLFGVAEWLEGWADRRARRATAALLELAPKNALVRRDGRFVEAPVETVAVGEVVTARSGMGIPLDGQVVSGESAVNQAPITGESAPVDKKPGDTVFAGTINGEGSLEIKVTKASGDTTLARIIRLVEEAQEQKAPTQRFVDVFARYYTPLVALAALVVFLVPPLLMAGEWTAWLYRACVILIIACPCALVIATPVGIVAGLTALARRGVLVKGGAHLETIARLKAIAVDKTGTITEGKPTVQAVERSGAASDGEILRIAAAIDDHSAHPLAKAVVACAKERGVAFPRAGNYQNRPGRGAEGVVDGRACFVGNHRFAHELGVCSEDLEQRLAAIEGEGVSVVVVGHRPLDGCRGGVLGLLAVGDTLRPRARQAVADLHAAGVEQIVMLSGDNQRTAGHIARQVGIDEARGDLLPDDKVAAVKVLREKYGVVAMVGDGVNDAPAMATASVGIAMGAAGADAAIETADIALMRDELGGITETIRLGRRTMSIIYFNIAFALGLKALFLVLTLLGHASLWLAILADTGATLLVVANTLRLLHAPKTAAAIPGAG; from the coding sequence ATGAGCCAGACCAAACACGATGAAAACTCCGGCCACGATTCCGGCGGCGGCCACGATTCCGGCTGCTGCTGCGGGCATGACCATTCGCCGGAAGGCGTTGGGGCGGTGACGATCAGCCTCGCCGTGTCGGGCCTGCTCACCGGCGCGGCGCTGGCCGGCCATGCGATGAACTGGCTGCCCGAAGGCGCGCTCGCGTTCGTCGGCATTGCGGCGATGTTATCCGGCGGCTGGTTCCTGCTGCCCAAGGCGTGGGCGGCGATCCGCCGTCTGCGCCCGGACATCAACCTCCTCGTCGTGCTCGCCGCCGCCGGCGCGTCGATCATCGGCGAATGGGTCGAAGCCTCCGCCGTGGTGTTCCTGTTTGGCGTGGCGGAGTGGCTCGAAGGCTGGGCGGACCGCCGCGCCCGCCGCGCCACGGCGGCCCTCCTCGAACTCGCGCCTAAAAACGCGCTGGTCAGGCGCGACGGGCGCTTCGTGGAGGCGCCGGTAGAAACGGTCGCGGTCGGCGAGGTCGTGACCGCCCGCTCCGGCATGGGTATCCCGCTTGACGGCCAGGTTGTCTCCGGCGAGTCCGCCGTCAACCAAGCGCCGATCACCGGCGAATCAGCGCCGGTGGACAAGAAGCCGGGCGACACCGTCTTCGCCGGCACGATCAACGGCGAGGGGTCGCTGGAAATCAAAGTCACGAAGGCAAGCGGAGACACCACGCTGGCCCGCATCATCCGCCTCGTGGAGGAGGCGCAGGAACAGAAGGCGCCGACCCAGCGCTTCGTGGATGTGTTCGCGCGCTACTACACGCCGCTGGTCGCGCTGGCCGCGCTGGTGGTGTTTCTCGTTCCGCCGCTGCTCATGGCCGGCGAATGGACCGCGTGGCTCTACCGCGCCTGCGTGATCCTCATCATCGCCTGTCCCTGCGCCCTGGTCATCGCCACCCCGGTCGGCATCGTGGCCGGCCTGACCGCGCTCGCCCGCCGTGGCGTCCTCGTAAAAGGCGGCGCGCACCTCGAAACCATCGCGCGGCTCAAGGCGATCGCGGTGGACAAGACCGGCACCATCACCGAGGGCAAACCCACGGTGCAGGCCGTGGAGCGAAGCGGCGCCGCCTCCGACGGGGAGATCCTGCGCATCGCGGCGGCGATCGACGATCACTCCGCGCACCCGCTCGCCAAGGCCGTGGTCGCCTGCGCGAAGGAGCGCGGCGTCGCCTTCCCGCGCGCCGGGAACTACCAGAACCGCCCCGGTCGCGGGGCGGAGGGTGTCGTTGACGGGCGCGCGTGTTTCGTCGGCAACCACCGCTTCGCGCACGAGCTCGGCGTGTGCTCGGAGGACCTGGAGCAACGGCTCGCCGCCATCGAGGGCGAAGGGGTGTCCGTCGTCGTGGTCGGGCACCGTCCGCTTGACGGCTGTCGCGGCGGAGTGCTGGGTCTCCTCGCGGTCGGCGACACGCTGCGCCCCCGCGCGAGACAGGCGGTCGCCGACCTGCACGCGGCGGGCGTGGAACAGATCGTCATGCTAAGCGGCGACAACCAGCGCACCGCCGGCCACATCGCCCGCCAGGTCGGCATCGACGAGGCGCGCGGCGACCTGTTGCCCGACGACAAGGTCGCGGCGGTGAAGGTGCTGCGGGAAAAATACGGCGTCGTCGCCATGGTCGGCGACGGCGTGAACGACGCTCCCGCGATGGCGACCGCCAGCGTGGGCATCGCGATGGGCGCGGCCGGCGCCGACGCCGCCATCGAGACGGCGGACATCGCGCTCATGCGGGACGAACTGGGCGGGATTACCGAGACGATCCGCCTCGGACGGAGGACCATGTCGATCATCTATTTCAACATTGCCTTCGCGCTGGGGCTGAAGGCTCTGTTCCTCGTGCTGACTCTGCTGGGTCACGCCAGCCTGTGGCTCGCCATTCTCGCGGACACAGGCGCCACCCTGCTCGTGGTCGCCAATACGCTCCGGCTTCTGCACGCCCCAAAGACGGCCGCCGCGATCCCCGGGGCCGGATAG